In the Aliarcobacter cryaerophilus genome, one interval contains:
- a CDS encoding nitrite/sulfite reductase, translated as MAQLSELELLKASRNPLRVIDDLYKEALEGIPLKDEYIGLLKWYGMYPHINKDGLEDKKYFMKRIKLVDARMNLEQLRVMGEIGQKYAQGLVDFTTRQNVQFHYIEIKDIPAIFDLLNSVNLTSRMASGDGPRPIMTCPVSGIDEGEIYDVQKLLKEVDSYFDKNDDRFCNFPRKYKIGISGCKCHCAAHEIQDVAFTAFKTEGNEVLFDLTIGGGLSKSKQIATRANKYVKPEQVLDVAVACAEIFRDNGNRDNRNKARVRHLLNDWGIEKFVEEIEKAIGYKLQDGLEAPIVASFENRNHFGINRQKQNGLSYVGFATNSGRVAGEDFVKFYEICKKYGAGGVALTGTQNFVVYDVKDEVVQSLADEFEELGYPYTPNPFRARLQSCTGKEFCKFGITETKEFAKKVVVELENRFPDFKEDLTIAISGCGNTCSQPQIADIGFVGAMIRHEGERVEGYDVLLGGNLEGTSKSRIARKIGVKVPSTGVVDYIEKLINDYKTDNLGQERFKDYLAVLQPVGSVEDSE; from the coding sequence ATGGCACAATTATCAGAACTTGAACTTTTAAAAGCTTCAAGAAATCCGCTTAGAGTAATAGACGATTTATACAAAGAAGCATTAGAAGGAATTCCTTTGAAAGATGAGTATATTGGGCTTTTAAAATGGTACGGAATGTATCCTCATATAAATAAAGATGGTTTAGAAGATAAAAAATATTTTATGAAAAGAATCAAATTAGTTGATGCTAGAATGAATTTAGAACAACTAAGAGTTATGGGAGAGATTGGACAAAAATATGCTCAAGGATTGGTTGATTTTACAACAAGACAAAATGTTCAGTTTCACTATATTGAAATAAAAGATATTCCAGCTATTTTTGATTTACTAAATAGTGTAAATTTAACTTCAAGAATGGCATCTGGTGATGGTCCTAGACCTATTATGACTTGTCCTGTTAGTGGTATTGATGAAGGTGAAATTTATGATGTTCAAAAGCTTTTAAAAGAGGTTGATTCATATTTTGATAAAAATGATGATAGATTTTGTAATTTTCCAAGAAAATATAAAATAGGAATTAGTGGTTGTAAATGTCACTGTGCAGCACATGAGATTCAAGATGTTGCTTTTACAGCTTTTAAAACAGAAGGTAATGAAGTTTTATTTGATTTAACTATTGGTGGTGGATTATCAAAATCAAAACAAATAGCAACAAGAGCAAATAAGTATGTAAAGCCAGAACAAGTTTTAGATGTAGCAGTTGCTTGTGCAGAAATTTTTAGAGATAATGGAAATAGAGACAATAGAAATAAAGCAAGAGTTAGACATCTTTTAAATGACTGGGGAATAGAAAAGTTTGTAGAAGAGATTGAAAAAGCTATTGGATACAAACTTCAAGATGGTTTAGAAGCTCCAATTGTTGCATCTTTTGAAAATAGAAATCACTTTGGAATCAATAGACAAAAACAAAATGGACTCTCTTATGTTGGGTTTGCAACAAACTCAGGAAGAGTTGCTGGAGAAGATTTTGTAAAGTTTTATGAAATTTGTAAAAAATATGGTGCTGGTGGAGTTGCATTAACTGGAACTCAGAATTTTGTAGTTTATGATGTAAAAGATGAGGTAGTTCAATCTTTGGCAGATGAGTTTGAAGAATTAGGTTATCCATATACACCAAATCCATTTAGGGCAAGATTACAATCATGTACAGGAAAAGAGTTCTGTAAATTTGGTATAACTGAAACAAAAGAGTTTGCAAAAAAAGTTGTTGTTGAGCTTGAAAATAGATTTCCAGATTTTAAAGAAGATTTAACTATTGCTATTTCTGGTTGTGGAAATACATGTTCTCAACCACAAATTGCTGATATTGGATTTGTTGGAGCTATGATTAGACATGAAGGTGAAAGAGTTGAAGGATATGATGTACTTTTAGGTGGAAATTTAGAAGGTACAAGTAAAAGTAGAATTGCTAGAAAAATTGGTGTAAAAGTTCCTTCAACTGGTGTTGTTGATTATATAGAAAAACTTATAAATGATTATAAAACTGATAATTTGGGACAAGAAAGATTTAAAGACTATTTAGCAGTTTTACAACCAGTTGGTTCTGTAGAAGATAGTGAATAA
- a CDS encoding peptidase M42 has product MSASFSNEPKDFTLFLDLLKQLIRVPSVTGAEHSFLLYLKRELEEIGIKTEHYDGLLVASGKDPLNGILSAHIDRHGVICTGPNEFQFAAFLAKNRSDLRGNSLSEQTFQQISQRYINQNVHAYEPFSGGYLGIGKITDAFLKEEINNLIFKIDGLNHLLPGTPIAFVDKLKQNGNLISAQLDNVLSAAIILYLYQHGFAGTAFFTAQEEAGKSWRFVHEWFKKNKISTDKLVVLDTSPYESREEADKQLIVLRNKDVNARFKSPLLKELKQFCKKNKISFSCKDKFIIEKNKLREKDGLKPLSIGSTELGRIVMESNGQIQGATLQIPTTGYHTVDETACVESIKAIIFILSSFYIKTVNI; this is encoded by the coding sequence TTGAGTGCTTCATTTTCAAATGAGCCAAAAGATTTTACTCTATTTTTAGATTTGCTAAAACAACTTATTCGAGTTCCTTCTGTTACAGGAGCTGAACACTCTTTTTTACTTTACTTAAAAAGAGAACTTGAAGAGATTGGTATAAAAACAGAGCATTATGATGGACTTTTAGTTGCTAGCGGAAAAGATCCATTAAATGGTATCTTAAGTGCACACATAGATAGACATGGTGTTATTTGTACCGGTCCAAATGAGTTCCAGTTTGCAGCTTTTTTAGCAAAAAATCGCTCTGATTTAAGAGGAAATTCACTTTCTGAACAAACTTTTCAACAAATTTCACAAAGATATATAAATCAAAATGTTCATGCTTACGAGCCATTTAGTGGAGGTTATTTAGGTATTGGAAAAATTACAGATGCTTTTTTAAAAGAAGAGATAAATAATCTAATATTTAAAATAGATGGGTTAAATCACCTACTTCCTGGCACTCCAATTGCCTTTGTAGATAAGCTTAAACAAAATGGAAATTTAATCTCTGCACAGCTTGATAATGTTTTAAGTGCAGCAATTATTTTATATCTTTATCAGCATGGATTTGCTGGAACTGCATTTTTTACAGCTCAAGAAGAAGCTGGTAAAAGTTGGAGGTTTGTTCATGAATGGTTTAAAAAAAATAAAATATCAACAGATAAACTAGTTGTTCTTGATACTAGTCCTTATGAAAGCAGAGAAGAAGCAGATAAGCAACTTATAGTTTTAAGAAATAAGGATGTAAATGCAAGATTTAAATCACCTCTTTTAAAGGAGCTTAAACAATTTTGTAAAAAAAATAAAATATCATTCTCTTGTAAAGACAAATTTATAATTGAAAAAAATAAACTAAGAGAAAAAGATGGGTTAAAGCCTCTTAGTATTGGAAGTACAGAGTTAGGAAGAATTGTTATGGAGTCGAATGGACAAATTCAAGGCGCAACTTTACAAATTCCAACTACTGGTTATCATACAGTTGATGAGACAGCTTGTGTTGAATCTATTAAAGCAATTATTTTTATTTTGAGTAGTTTTTATATAAAAACTGTTAATATTTAA
- a CDS encoding helix-hairpin-helix domain-containing protein → MNLIQLLQNKINLPINIIENIIKLLDEGCTIPFIARYRKEFTNGASDSELRVFEEVFEYSKKLIQRKDEIKNLLKEKNFLDEKLIKFLDEATSLQALEDIYSPFKDKKSSRTTIALENGLEPLANIIQSMRYTKEECEQKANQFLNENIKTINEAINGAKDIIAQRYADDFKSKEVLRNLIQNWGVLEVTPTKEFDKNGLYSNFANINEKIKYIKSHRVLAILRAVNEKQLSLKVEIDENHILDNIKKYKIPTNASSSKELVFDAYKDGLKRLLLPTLKREAISNLKEKAGSEAIELFGKNLKELLLTAPLVNQVILGIDPGFKTGCKLAVIDENGIFLDSAVIYPTKPKEDFINSSKIVLELIKKYKITAIAIGNGTASRETANFIDELLKNEELKKENFEIKYAIVSEIGASVYSASKIASQEYPNLDVTIRGAISIAQRLRDPMAALVKIDPKSLGIGQYQHDVNQKELEKKLENITIDLVNKVGVDLNSASYKLLSFISGISEKLAQNIVEHREKIKKFSSKNQLLEVKGLGEKAFIQSVGFLRIKDGLVILDNTAIHPEDYELTKKLQQNYKIEEIKDFEKTAIELNTTTLKLKDIINELLKPGYDVRTEFNQVKFSNDILDINDLKEGFILNGIVRNITDFGAFVDIGLKNDALLHISQISQKRVSHPSEILSINQNLENLKVISIDLEKQRVGISLK, encoded by the coding sequence ATGAATTTAATACAACTACTACAAAATAAAATAAATCTACCTATAAATATTATTGAAAATATAATAAAACTTCTTGATGAAGGATGCACTATTCCTTTTATTGCAAGATATAGAAAAGAGTTTACAAATGGTGCAAGCGATAGTGAGCTTAGAGTATTTGAAGAAGTTTTTGAATATTCAAAAAAATTAATTCAAAGAAAAGATGAGATAAAAAATCTATTAAAAGAGAAAAACTTTTTAGATGAAAAACTAATAAAATTTTTAGATGAAGCTACCTCTTTACAAGCTTTGGAAGATATTTATTCACCTTTTAAAGATAAAAAATCTTCAAGAACTACAATTGCTTTAGAAAATGGTCTTGAACCATTGGCAAATATTATTCAAAGTATGAGATATACAAAAGAGGAGTGTGAACAAAAAGCAAATCAATTTTTAAATGAAAATATAAAAACTATCAACGAAGCAATAAATGGAGCAAAAGATATAATAGCTCAAAGATATGCGGATGATTTTAAATCAAAAGAAGTTTTAAGAAATTTAATACAAAATTGGGGAGTTTTAGAAGTAACTCCTACAAAAGAGTTTGATAAAAATGGTCTTTATTCAAATTTTGCAAATATAAATGAAAAAATAAAATATATAAAATCTCATAGAGTTTTGGCAATTTTAAGAGCTGTAAATGAAAAGCAACTATCACTTAAAGTTGAAATTGATGAAAATCATATTTTAGATAATATAAAAAAATACAAAATTCCAACAAATGCTTCTAGCTCAAAAGAGTTAGTATTTGATGCTTACAAAGATGGTTTAAAAAGACTTCTTCTTCCAACTTTAAAAAGAGAAGCTATTTCAAACTTAAAAGAAAAAGCTGGAAGTGAAGCTATAGAACTTTTTGGAAAAAATCTAAAAGAGTTACTCCTTACAGCTCCACTTGTAAATCAAGTAATTTTAGGAATTGACCCTGGATTTAAAACTGGTTGTAAACTTGCAGTTATTGATGAAAATGGGATTTTTTTAGATAGTGCAGTTATATATCCTACAAAACCCAAAGAGGATTTCATAAATTCATCAAAAATTGTGTTAGAACTTATTAAAAAATATAAGATTACTGCTATTGCTATTGGAAATGGTACAGCTTCAAGAGAAACTGCAAATTTTATTGATGAGTTATTAAAAAATGAAGAGTTAAAAAAAGAGAATTTTGAAATAAAATATGCAATAGTTAGTGAAATTGGAGCTAGTGTATATTCGGCTTCAAAAATAGCTTCGCAAGAGTATCCAAATCTTGATGTAACAATAAGAGGAGCTATTTCTATAGCACAAAGACTAAGAGACCCAATGGCAGCTTTGGTTAAAATTGATCCAAAATCATTAGGAATTGGTCAATACCAACACGATGTAAATCAAAAAGAGTTAGAGAAAAAACTAGAAAACATAACAATAGATTTAGTAAACAAAGTTGGAGTTGATTTAAACTCTGCTTCATATAAGCTTCTATCTTTTATATCTGGAATTAGTGAGAAATTAGCTCAAAATATTGTAGAACATAGAGAAAAAATTAAAAAGTTTAGTTCAAAAAATCAACTTTTAGAAGTAAAAGGTTTGGGAGAAAAAGCATTTATTCAAAGTGTTGGATTTTTAAGAATAAAAGATGGCTTAGTTATTTTAGACAATACTGCAATTCATCCTGAAGATTATGAGCTAACAAAAAAATTACAACAAAACTACAAAATTGAAGAGATAAAAGATTTTGAAAAAACTGCTATTGAACTAAATACAACTACTCTAAAATTAAAAGATATTATAAACGAACTTTTAAAACCAGGATATGATGTACGAACAGAGTTTAATCAAGTAAAATTTTCAAATGATATTTTGGATATAAATGACTTAAAAGAGGGATTTATTTTAAATGGAATTGTTCGTAATATAACTGATTTTGGAGCATTTGTAGATATTGGGCTAAAAAATGATGCCCTACTTCATATTTCACAAATTAGTCAAAAAAGAGTATCTCATCCAAGCGAAATTTTAAGTATAAATCAAAATCTTGAAAATCTAAAAGTAATAAGTATAGATTTGGAAAAACAAAGAGTTGGTATTAGTTTAAAATAG
- a CDS encoding menaquinone biosynthesis decarboxylase: MKRAIALLEKHNLLKIISDELDINLEIPHIAYVEVKKADSKAILFTNVVDRKNGKKFKEPVLMNVFCNEDAVKLFIGDGDKIGSEIESLLKLKPPVTFSEKLSTLGKLFSLKNTIPKKIKGKGICQEVIKLGADAKLSDLPVIKTWEEDGGPFITMGQVYTQSLNGELKNLGMYRLQVFPDNTLGMHWQIHKDSNHFFHEYKKAGKKMPVSIGIGGDPMYIWCGQAPLPIGVFELMLYGFVKNSPARLVKSITNDIWVPEDNDYIIEGFVDTSKLKIEGPFGDHTGYYTLDEEFPFMEVSAITSKKDPVFLATVVGKPPLEDKYMGYATERIFLPLLRTTAPDLVDYYMPENGVYHNLILAKINTFYPGHASQMMHAFWGVGQMSFVKHAIFVNSDAPKLTSHDEIIRYILNRINVDDILVSRGATDHLDHASPKFAVGGKLGLDCTGDEIDELGITLLEDSELLSKMKNISSDIKGLKQYYKDTKNPICVISVEKTRSQKYLFEELKALFSHIKILVIVDEKANDLENPYMLIWRVTNNMDSSRDLYIEGNTICLDGTNKNSLDGFTRRWPGDVNCTKSVIDSLRERNIIDIDDEFIKKHQLY, from the coding sequence ATGAAAAGAGCGATAGCACTTTTAGAAAAACACAATCTTTTAAAAATAATTTCTGATGAACTTGATATAAATTTAGAAATTCCACATATTGCTTATGTAGAGGTTAAAAAAGCTGATTCAAAGGCAATTTTGTTTACAAATGTAGTAGATAGAAAAAATGGTAAGAAGTTTAAAGAACCTGTATTAATGAATGTTTTTTGTAATGAAGATGCAGTTAAACTTTTTATTGGTGATGGAGATAAAATAGGGAGTGAAATAGAGAGTTTATTAAAATTAAAACCACCTGTTACTTTTAGTGAAAAATTATCAACTTTGGGTAAATTATTCTCACTAAAAAATACAATTCCAAAAAAAATTAAAGGTAAAGGTATTTGTCAAGAGGTTATAAAGCTAGGAGCTGATGCAAAACTTAGTGATTTGCCAGTTATTAAAACTTGGGAAGAAGATGGAGGACCATTTATTACTATGGGACAAGTTTATACTCAAAGTTTAAATGGTGAACTTAAAAATTTAGGAATGTATAGGCTTCAAGTTTTTCCAGACAACACTCTTGGAATGCATTGGCAAATACACAAAGATAGTAATCATTTCTTCCATGAATATAAAAAAGCTGGCAAAAAAATGCCTGTAAGTATTGGAATTGGCGGAGATCCTATGTATATATGGTGTGGACAAGCACCACTTCCAATTGGAGTTTTCGAGCTTATGCTTTATGGTTTTGTTAAAAACTCTCCAGCAAGGCTTGTAAAATCTATCACAAATGATATTTGGGTTCCTGAAGACAATGACTACATAATAGAAGGATTTGTTGATACAAGTAAGTTAAAAATAGAGGGTCCTTTTGGAGATCATACAGGATATTATACTTTAGATGAAGAGTTTCCTTTTATGGAAGTTAGTGCAATTACAAGCAAAAAAGATCCAGTATTTTTAGCAACAGTTGTAGGAAAACCACCTTTAGAAGATAAATATATGGGCTATGCAACAGAGAGAATATTTTTACCACTTTTAAGAACAACTGCACCTGATTTAGTTGATTATTATATGCCTGAAAATGGTGTTTATCACAATCTTATTTTGGCGAAAATAAATACATTTTATCCAGGGCATGCAAGTCAGATGATGCATGCATTTTGGGGTGTAGGACAGATGAGTTTTGTAAAACATGCAATTTTTGTAAACTCTGATGCTCCAAAATTAACTTCACATGATGAGATAATAAGATATATTTTAAATAGAATTAATGTTGATGATATTTTAGTTTCAAGAGGTGCTACAGATCATCTTGATCATGCATCTCCTAAATTTGCAGTTGGTGGAAAACTTGGACTTGATTGTACAGGTGATGAGATAGATGAGTTAGGAATTACTCTTTTAGAAGATAGTGAGCTTTTAAGTAAAATGAAAAATATTTCAAGTGATATAAAAGGTTTAAAACAGTACTACAAAGATACAAAAAATCCAATTTGTGTTATAAGTGTAGAAAAAACAAGAAGCCAAAAATATCTTTTTGAAGAGTTAAAAGCTCTATTTTCTCATATAAAAATTTTAGTAATTGTTGATGAAAAAGCAAATGATTTAGAAAATCCATATATGTTAATTTGGAGAGTTACAAATAATATGGATTCAAGTAGAGATTTATATATAGAGGGAAATACTATCTGTCTTGATGGAACAAACAAAAACTCTTTAGATGGATTTACTAGACGTTGGCCAGGAGATGTAAATTGTACAAAAAGTGTTATTGATAGTTTAAGAGAGAGAAATATTATTGATATTGATGATGAGTTCATAAAAAAACATCAATTGTATTAA
- a CDS encoding NADH-quinone oxidoreductase subunit A, with protein MSAELMLASAIFIAIGVILAVVFMLTKFIGPQNKDSVLKNNVYESGVTNPVGTTNNRFSVKFYLVAISFLLFDVEVIFMFPWAVNVVDLGVAGLFKMFIFMGLLFIGLIYIYKKKALSWD; from the coding sequence ATGTCTGCTGAATTAATGTTAGCATCTGCTATATTTATTGCCATTGGGGTGATTCTTGCAGTTGTTTTTATGCTTACCAAATTTATTGGTCCTCAAAATAAAGACTCTGTTCTTAAAAACAATGTCTATGAAAGTGGAGTTACAAATCCTGTTGGAACAACAAACAATAGATTCTCTGTAAAATTCTATTTGGTTGCTATCTCATTTTTACTTTTTGATGTAGAGGTGATTTTTATGTTTCCTTGGGCTGTAAATGTTGTTGATCTTGGAGTTGCTGGACTATTTAAGATGTTTATCTTTATGGGACTGTTATTTATTGGATTAATTTATATCTATAAGAAAAAGGCTTTATCATGGGATTAG
- a CDS encoding NADH-quinone oxidoreductase subunit B, whose amino-acid sequence MGLGVESSLGDSILTTKLDAAINWGRSYSLWPMAFGTACCGIEFMAVAAARYDVSRFGAEVVRFSPRQADLLIVAGTISYKQAPILKKIYEQMCEPKWVISMGACACSGGFYDNYATVQGIDEIIPVDEYVAGCPPRPEAVLDAIMRIQEKAKNESIIKDRVKEYKGFLDA is encoded by the coding sequence ATGGGATTAGGAGTTGAATCGAGTTTAGGAGATAGCATACTTACTACAAAGTTAGATGCAGCTATTAACTGGGGAAGGTCATATTCTCTTTGGCCTATGGCATTTGGAACAGCTTGTTGTGGTATTGAGTTTATGGCAGTTGCTGCTGCTAGATATGATGTTTCAAGATTTGGAGCTGAAGTTGTAAGATTCTCTCCAAGACAAGCAGATTTATTAATAGTTGCTGGAACTATTTCATATAAACAAGCTCCTATTTTGAAAAAAATTTATGAGCAAATGTGTGAACCAAAATGGGTAATATCTATGGGTGCATGTGCTTGTAGTGGTGGTTTTTATGACAATTATGCAACAGTTCAAGGTATTGATGAAATTATTCCAGTTGATGAGTATGTTGCTGGTTGTCCACCAAGACCAGAAGCTGTTCTTGATGCAATCATGAGAATTCAAGAAAAAGCTAAAAATGAGTCAATTATTAAAGATAGAGTTAAAGAGTATAAAGGATTTTTAGATGCTTAA
- a CDS encoding NADH-quinone oxidoreductase subunit D: MLKCDLLVDSKDLRATLLKLKKDDDFTILLDMTAVDYSKFPDSTPSRFAVVYVLRSSDFKKETTVKAFVSDETLSVDTVSDIFPSANWAEREAYDQYGVIFLNHPNLKRVLNHKQFVGHPLRKDYKITQGQICTETDDLMDEMLPLLKSKGYTDEEIADLMLLNVGPSHPASHGTIRNFVALEGETIAACVTEIGYLHRGFEKACEHHTYSQVIPYTDRLNYCSAILNNIGWAKAIEDMMKIEITPRAKMIRVVIGELSRIIDHFVCNAANMVDLGGLTSLWYLFGARDQAYDLLSKLTGARLTNTYTRIGGLEFDLYDGFDKDLEEVLKTSEKAIEDVLSLIAHNKLFHDRTQDVGVIKPDFALANGISGPNLRAAGVAHDLRKDKPYYGYENFDFDVVIGSHGDVYDRMMCRFEESIQSIKIIRQAMKNMPDGAINVYAPNLVLPNKKDVYGNIEGLMNQFKLTFEGTLVPKGEYYSSTEATNGELGFFIISDGSGRPYKVKCRPPCFYSLAAYSKIVEGTMLADAVVTMASLNFIAGEFDR, encoded by the coding sequence ATGCTTAAATGTGATTTATTAGTTGATTCAAAAGATTTAAGAGCAACTCTTTTAAAATTAAAAAAAGATGATGATTTTACAATTCTTTTAGATATGACAGCAGTTGATTATTCAAAATTTCCAGACTCTACTCCATCAAGATTTGCAGTTGTTTATGTTTTAAGAAGTAGTGATTTTAAAAAAGAGACTACTGTAAAAGCATTTGTAAGTGATGAAACTTTAAGTGTTGATACAGTTAGTGATATTTTTCCTTCTGCAAATTGGGCTGAAAGAGAAGCTTATGATCAATATGGTGTAATATTTTTAAATCATCCAAATCTTAAAAGAGTTTTAAATCATAAACAATTTGTTGGTCATCCTTTAAGAAAAGATTATAAAATAACTCAAGGACAAATTTGTACAGAAACTGATGATTTAATGGATGAGATGTTACCTCTTCTTAAATCAAAAGGGTATACAGATGAAGAGATAGCTGACTTAATGCTTTTAAATGTTGGACCTTCTCATCCAGCAAGTCACGGAACTATAAGAAACTTTGTTGCACTTGAAGGTGAAACTATAGCTGCTTGTGTAACTGAAATTGGTTATTTACATAGAGGTTTTGAAAAAGCTTGCGAGCACCACACTTACTCTCAAGTAATTCCATATACAGATAGATTAAATTACTGTAGTGCTATTTTAAATAATATCGGATGGGCAAAAGCTATCGAAGATATGATGAAAATTGAGATAACTCCAAGAGCAAAAATGATAAGAGTTGTTATTGGTGAATTAAGCCGTATAATTGACCACTTTGTTTGTAATGCTGCAAATATGGTTGATTTAGGTGGTCTTACAAGTTTATGGTACTTATTTGGAGCAAGAGATCAAGCTTATGATTTATTATCAAAACTTACAGGTGCTAGACTTACAAACACTTATACAAGAATTGGTGGTTTAGAGTTTGACTTATATGATGGTTTTGATAAAGATTTAGAAGAAGTTTTAAAAACATCTGAAAAAGCGATAGAAGATGTTCTATCTTTAATAGCTCATAATAAACTTTTCCATGATAGAACTCAAGACGTTGGAGTTATAAAACCTGATTTTGCATTAGCAAATGGTATTTCTGGACCAAACTTAAGAGCAGCTGGAGTTGCTCATGACTTAAGAAAAGATAAACCATATTATGGATACGAAAACTTTGATTTTGATGTAGTTATTGGAAGTCATGGTGATGTTTATGACAGAATGATGTGTAGATTTGAAGAGTCTATTCAATCTATAAAAATCATTAGGCAAGCTATGAAAAATATGCCAGATGGTGCTATAAATGTTTATGCTCCAAATCTTGTATTACCAAATAAAAAAGATGTTTATGGAAACATTGAAGGTTTAATGAATCAATTTAAGCTTACATTTGAAGGAACTTTAGTTCCAAAAGGTGAGTATTATAGTTCAACAGAAGCTACAAATGGAGAGTTAGGTTTCTTTATTATAAGTGATGGAAGCGGAAGACCATATAAAGTTAAATGTAGACCACCATGTTTTTATTCTTTGGCTGCTTATTCAAAAATAGTTGAAGGTACTATGTTAGCTGATGCTGTTGTTACAATGGCTAGCTTGAATTTTATTGCTGGGGAGTTTGATAGATAA
- the nuoE gene encoding complex I 24 kDa subunit family protein has product MSSFKYTPENEAKFQEYASRYPKIDSCMLPALWLVQEQEGWVSPEAMVYVAEKVQKSPMQVYEVATFYTMFNLKPIGKYHIELCKTVSCMLMGARELKAFIKDTLGLEPGQTSADGLFTFSEVECQGACGDAPMIALNNVYHGKLTKEKLEKIIWECKNDN; this is encoded by the coding sequence ATGAGTAGTTTTAAATATACACCAGAAAATGAAGCAAAATTTCAAGAGTATGCTTCTAGATATCCAAAAATTGACTCTTGTATGCTACCAGCTCTTTGGTTGGTACAAGAGCAAGAAGGTTGGGTAAGCCCAGAAGCTATGGTTTATGTAGCAGAAAAAGTTCAAAAAAGTCCAATGCAAGTATATGAAGTGGCAACTTTTTATACAATGTTTAACTTAAAACCTATTGGAAAATATCATATTGAGCTATGCAAAACTGTATCTTGTATGTTAATGGGTGCAAGAGAACTTAAAGCTTTTATAAAAGATACTTTAGGATTAGAACCTGGTCAAACAAGTGCTGATGGACTTTTTACTTTTAGTGAAGTTGAGTGTCAAGGTGCTTGTGGAGATGCTCCAATGATTGCATTAAACAATGTTTATCACGGAAAATTAACAAAAGAGAAATTAGAAAAAATAATTTGGGAGTGCAAAAATGATAACTAA